The Spirulina subsalsa PCC 9445 region CTCCTGATGCTTTAGTAGCATTTGGTCGCCCTAAAGGAGAGCGAGGGTCTTATAAACAATGGGAAGAGGATAATATTGCCCCTCAAGTCGTCTTTGAAATCCTCTCCCCCGGCAATCGTTTAGCTGAAATGGGCAAAAAGCAGCAATTTTACGACGACTACGGGGTAGAAGAATATTATATTTACAACCCGAACCGCAATGATTTACATGGACTATACCGTACAGCAGAAGGATTGCGGCCAATAGAAGAAATCCAGAACTGGACAAGTCCCCGTTTAGGGATTCGTTTTGTTTTAAGTGGGACGACTTTGGAACTGTATCGTCCCGATGGGCGACCCTTCCTAAGCTTTTTGGAGTTGGAACAACGGGCTGAACAGGAGCGTCAACGGGCCGAACAGGAACGGCAACGGGCCGAACAGGAACGACAACGAGCCGAACAAGCTGACCAGAGGGCGGAACAAGAACGTCAACGAGCCGAGCGATTAGCCGCACAACTGAGAGCATTAGGCATTGATCCGGAAAACTAAACCCTAGAAAATAAGTATTCTTGTCCTAAAGGTTTGCTAAACTAAAAAAGACGATTCGCCCCTCACCCAGAGGAGAGGATTTCTATGACCATTTCCTTGGATTGTGAGATTTTCTATCCTGATAGTGACGGTCAGCCCATGGCAGACAATACCTTACAATTTCGCTGGATTGTACTGATTAAAGAAAACCTAGAACTGCTTTTTGCTGACCAGCCTGATGTTTTCGTAGCCGGAGATTTACTCTGGTATCCTGTGGAAGGCCGCCCAGAAATCCGAGTCGCTCCTGATGCTTTAGTAGCATTTGGTCGCCCTAAAGGAGAGCGAGGGTCTTATAAACAATGGGAAGAGGATAATATTTCCCCTCAAGTCGTCTTTGAAATCCTCTCCCCCGGCAATCGTTTAGCTGAAATGGGCAAAAAGCAGCAATTTTACGACGACTACGGGGTAGAAGAATATTATATTTACAACCCGAACCGCAATGATTTACATGGACTATACCGTACAGCAGAAGGATTGCGGCCAATAGAAGAAATCCAGAACTGGACAAGTCCCCGTTTAGGGATTCGTTTTGTTTTAAGTGGGACGACTTTGGAACTGTATCGTCCCGATGGGCGACCCTTCCTAAGCTTTTTGGAGTTGGAACAACGAGCCGAACAGGAACGGCAAAGAGCCGAACTGGAACGCCAACGAGCCGAACAGGAACGCCAACGAGCCGAACAAGCTGACCAGAGGGCCGAACAGGAACGTCAACGAGCCGAACAAGCTAACCAAAGGGCGGAATTGGAACAGCAACAAGCTGAACAGGAACGCCAACGTGCCGAACGATTAGCTGCCAAACTGAGAGCTTTAGGGATTGACCCTGAAAGCTAAATTCTGGAGTTTGCCATTCTGCACTTTTCCCTAAACCCCCATTTTCAGTCGCTCTTTTCCGTTGCCCCAAACTGGTCAACTAAAATCTCCCGCAACACCTCCGGCAACTCATCACAAGGAACCCCTTTGCGGAATAAATTGCCGAGTTTAGCATCCTTGCCGACCTTGCCTCCGGTGTAAATATCCACCCCTTCTACTGTTTTCCCATCCTTACGGACTTTAGTTCCTAATAAACCAATATCCCCTACTTGAGGCTGTCCACAGGAATTAGGACACCCTGTCCAATGAATGCGCACCCGTTGGGGAATATTCAATTCCTGATCTAACTGTTGGGCAAATTTTAACCCTCGTGCTTTGGTTTCAATGAGGGCAAAATTACAGTAATGGTTTCCGGTACAAGAAACAAGCGATCGCACCAAAGGATCCGGACTCACTGTAAACTCCTCCAGCAACGGTTCCGACAGCAACGCTTCAACATTCCCCTCGGCCACAAAGGGTAAAATCACATTTTGTTCCACCGTCAAACGGATTTCACCATTACCATACACCTGGGCCAGACGCGCTATTTCAAACATTTTATCGGCAGATAAACGACCCACCGGAACGTGCAATCCTACATAATAATAACCGGGCTGTTTTTGAGCATGAACCCCTAAATAATCCTTCTTCTCTTGGGTAATTTCATCCTCTGGGGCCGCTGGGAATAATTCTCGTCCCAAAACCTTCGCTACCTCAGCGCGAAACTTCTCCATCCCCCATTTATCCAGCAACCACATCAGACGCGCTTTTTGCCGAGTTTGTCGCAATCCCTCTGCGGCTCCATTTTCCGTATAAACCTTTAAAATGGCACAACTCAGGTCAATCACCTCATCATTGGCCGGCACCCACACCCCCATCGGAATGGCCTCAGCACAGCGTTGGGCCGATAAATACCCTCCCAACAACACATTAAACCCTAACTGTCCCTCCCGATAAGCGGGAATGAAGGCAACATCATTAATTTCTGCGTGAATCGAGTTATCTCGTCCCCCCTCAATGGCAATATTAAACTTTCGAGGAAGATTACTAAAGGTATAATTTCCTTGACCGTTATTCGTGATGACATCTTGCAATTTTTGCAATAATTCTCTAGTATCAATTAGCTCCTCGGCATCTAAACCCGCGACTGGAGAACCTGTTAAGTTGCGCACATTATCCATGCCGGATTGAATACTGGTTAACCCAACCTGTTCTAACTTCCGAAAAATATCAGGAATATCTTCTAATCTAACCCCGCGTAACTGGATATTTTGCCGCGTTGTAATATCCCCACTGCCATCCTCGCCGTAACGTTGGATGATTTCTGCCAAAACCCTCATCTGTGGGCTATTTAGCACACCATTAGGAATCCGTAAACGCAACATAAATTTACCCGGTGTCACGGGACGGAAGAAAATACCTAACCATTTTAAACGCACTTCTAAATCCGTTTTATCCAGTGCTTCCCAGCCAATTTTAGCAAAATGTTCTAACTCATCTTTAATCGCTAAACCATCTTTTTCTAGCTTCGCCTTTTCTATTTTATTGAGTTTGATTTCTGTTTGTATTGCTGTATTCATAAAGTTTTCCCTTTTTACTTTTTCCACAAGAGTTAACGGTTCGATTTAACTCGATATTTATGACCATTGATTTCTGTAGATTAGGAGAAAAAAACAGGTTAATTCGTATCTCCTGTTACATTTTTTAGCAATATTTGTATTTTTTGCATCAGATCAATGCTTTTGCTGCATAGAATTAGCGCACCGGATTCTAGGCTAGGGGAGATGGCGGAATTCCCGAAATAAGCGATGAAGTCTAGACTATAACTAAGGGTGAGTAGTGCGACTCCTACCCAAGGCTGTACTGATGCACTGGTTATTGAGATTCCCTCCTCATCCTGAAACGATGAACTCGCATTAGATTCCCTCTTAACCCATGATTTTAAGTATTATTGGCTTGGTTCTCATTGGCGTTGGTATTTTTGGCTTTTTTCGTCGCAAAACCTTAAGCAATCATTTGTTAAGCCTTAAGTTAACCGATTCTTCAAAGATTGCTGAATTGCAAGAGATGCAACAAAGTATTACCCAAGAATTAGGTCAACCGGGAGCTTTTTGTGAACTGGTTAAATTACGGGGTCAACTGCGCTGTAAAAACCCTTTAATGGCTCAATTATCCCAACGTCCTTGTGTTTACTATAAGGCTTCGATTACAGAAAAATATGAAACAGTGGAATGGGAAGCGGATAGTGAAGGGAAGCGGCGAAAAGTCAGGAGAACGAAGACGAGAACTATTAACCAAAATGAAAGCCAGATCAATTTTTTGTTAGAAGATGAGACGGGGAAAATTAAAATTAATCCCAATGAAGCTAAAATTGATGCCATTCAAGTGGTAAATCGTTTTGAACCTGCGACTAATCAAGGACTTTCTGTTTCTTGGGGAGGGGTTTCTCTGAATTTACCGACTCGGTTTGATTCAGATTATAAAACGCTAGGTTATCAGTATAACGAAGAAATTTTACCGATCGATATTGATATTTCAATCTTTGGGGAATTGCGAGATCAAGATAATGAGTTAGTGGTTAAACGTCCGGGAGATAAAAAACAACCCTTTTTAATTTCCCACAAATCACAGGATGAAGTGCTTCAAGACCAAGAAAAAGAACTTTCTAATACTATTCTCTGGTCTACCCTTTGTCCAATTTTAGGGGTTATTTTAATTATTATTGGGCTGGTCACAGGAGTTTAATTGACTGAGGCTGGAAAGCCCGCGTTGTACCTTTAGGGTTAGCGTCCCGAGGATGTCACTAAGTCGGTTCTCACGGTACCGTTGGTGCTGAAAATGACCCGTAGCTGTAAGGTGCGGTTGTCGGCGACGGGGGAGACAAAGGAACTGCCTAACGAGGGCATTCCGGTTTGAGCTAAGACTTCTTGGGCTTGGTTGTTCATGGGACGAAACCGCTTGAGGGACCCATCTCCGTCGATCCAGATGTGATATTCGACGGGTTGGTTGAGGGTTTCGGGGGGTTGCCAACGGTTGGCAAAGTAGGCCTGGACTTCGCCGATTTGGGGGTAGGTGTAGCTGGAGGAACTCCAATATTCACCGCGCATCACGCGCTCAAGGTTTTCTTGAATGGCTGTTGCGATTTGGGGGGACGCTCCGCGCACTCCTCGGGGGGTGGGGCGGGTTCGGGTGGGGGGGCGCTTTGCCCGCGTAGGGCGGGAATGGTGGGCGGGGTGGTGGGTGAGTCGAGAATTAGGGGGGGACGAGTTGGGGGAGGTGTGGGTTGGTCAAGGGGTGGGGGGATGGGGGGGAGTGGGTCGCTGGGGGCGAGGGCGGTTTCGGGTTCGGGAGTGGGTTGGGGGGCGGGGGCGGTTTGCCGGGCGGTGCTTGGGGAACGGCCGGGCATGGTGGGCGGGATGTTGAGGGGAACGTCGCTGGGGTTTACTGGGGGAGGTGGGGTGAGTCGTTGCCGTTGGGCGAGGTCTGGGGGGAGGCTGGGGGTGGGGGCTGGGGGAGCATCGGGAAGGCTGGGTAGGGTTTGTACGCCGATAGGAGGGCGGTTGAGGTCTTGTAGGTCTGGGATGGAGATGGAGGTCTGTCGTTGTTGTTCGGCTTGGTGGTTGAGGTAGAGGGTGGTGGTTACGCCGGAGGCAATGATGAGGAAGGCGGCGGTTTTGGCCCAGGCGGGGACGATGGTGGAGGATGAGGAGGAGAGGCGGGGGAGTAGATCGATTTCGGCTCGGTATTGGTCTAATACGGTGCCGAGGTCGAAGAGTTGGGTGGTGGAGAGGGGGACGGAGGTGGAGGGATTCAGGAGGGTACCGAGGAATAATTCGTGCTGTAATAGCCCTTGGGGACGTAGGAAGGGCAGTTGACTAGGGTTAAGGGGGGTGGGTGAGGGACTGGAGGGGGTGGCTCTCAGGGCGGCAGGAACGGGGGCAGCGAGGAGGAGGTTTTGAATGTAGGTGGTGAC contains the following coding sequences:
- a CDS encoding Uma2 family endonuclease, with product MTISLDCEIFYPDSDGQPMADNTLQFRWIVLIKENLELLFADQPDVFVAGDLLWYPVEGRPEIRVAPDALVAFGRPKGERGSYKQWEEDNIAPQVVFEILSPGNRLAEMGKKQQFYDDYGVEEYYIYNPNRNDLHGLYRTAEGLRPIEEIQNWTSPRLGIRFVLSGTTLELYRPDGRPFLSFLELEQRAEQERQRAEQERQRAEQERQRAEQADQRAEQERQRAERLAAQLRALGIDPEN
- a CDS encoding Uma2 family endonuclease; protein product: MTISLDCEIFYPDSDGQPMADNTLQFRWIVLIKENLELLFADQPDVFVAGDLLWYPVEGRPEIRVAPDALVAFGRPKGERGSYKQWEEDNISPQVVFEILSPGNRLAEMGKKQQFYDDYGVEEYYIYNPNRNDLHGLYRTAEGLRPIEEIQNWTSPRLGIRFVLSGTTLELYRPDGRPFLSFLELEQRAEQERQRAELERQRAEQERQRAEQADQRAEQERQRAEQANQRAELEQQQAEQERQRAERLAAKLRALGIDPES
- a CDS encoding ferredoxin--nitrite reductase, yielding MNTAIQTEIKLNKIEKAKLEKDGLAIKDELEHFAKIGWEALDKTDLEVRLKWLGIFFRPVTPGKFMLRLRIPNGVLNSPQMRVLAEIIQRYGEDGSGDITTRQNIQLRGVRLEDIPDIFRKLEQVGLTSIQSGMDNVRNLTGSPVAGLDAEELIDTRELLQKLQDVITNNGQGNYTFSNLPRKFNIAIEGGRDNSIHAEINDVAFIPAYREGQLGFNVLLGGYLSAQRCAEAIPMGVWVPANDEVIDLSCAILKVYTENGAAEGLRQTRQKARLMWLLDKWGMEKFRAEVAKVLGRELFPAAPEDEITQEKKDYLGVHAQKQPGYYYVGLHVPVGRLSADKMFEIARLAQVYGNGEIRLTVEQNVILPFVAEGNVEALLSEPLLEEFTVSPDPLVRSLVSCTGNHYCNFALIETKARGLKFAQQLDQELNIPQRVRIHWTGCPNSCGQPQVGDIGLLGTKVRKDGKTVEGVDIYTGGKVGKDAKLGNLFRKGVPCDELPEVLREILVDQFGATEKSD
- a CDS encoding E3 ubiquitin ligase family protein, encoding MILSIIGLVLIGVGIFGFFRRKTLSNHLLSLKLTDSSKIAELQEMQQSITQELGQPGAFCELVKLRGQLRCKNPLMAQLSQRPCVYYKASITEKYETVEWEADSEGKRRKVRRTKTRTINQNESQINFLLEDETGKIKINPNEAKIDAIQVVNRFEPATNQGLSVSWGGVSLNLPTRFDSDYKTLGYQYNEEILPIDIDISIFGELRDQDNELVVKRPGDKKQPFLISHKSQDEVLQDQEKELSNTILWSTLCPILGVILIIIGLVTGV
- a CDS encoding DUF4335 domain-containing protein — translated: MLPLNQIKRRYAPPTCTLEIWATRSPLSKFQKRPIVKNLQFQLRFDDPRQMQDEQIILKGDRQQLELLCDTVTTYIQNLLLAAPVPAALRATPSSPSPTPLNPSQLPFLRPQGLLQHELFLGTLLNPSTSVPLSTTQLFDLGTVLDQYRAEIDLLPRLSSSSSTIVPAWAKTAAFLIIASGVTTTLYLNHQAEQQRQTSISIPDLQDLNRPPIGVQTLPSLPDAPPAPTPSLPPDLAQRQRLTPPPPVNPSDVPLNIPPTMPGRSPSTARQTAPAPQPTPEPETALAPSDPLPPIPPPLDQPTPPPTRPPLILDSPTTPPTIPALRGQSAPPPEPAPPPEECAERPPKSQQPFKKTLSA